A DNA window from Naumovozyma dairenensis CBS 421 chromosome 10, complete genome contains the following coding sequences:
- the CHS5 gene encoding Chs5p (similar to Saccharomyces cerevisiae CHS5 (YLR330W); ancestral locus Anc_4.156): MMLNKRARGKEKPSNSNLKIKMSSVDVVLTVGKLDASLALLTTADHHVIEFPTMLLPENVKAGSIVKMVVSQNLQEEKEQRAQFQSIQDQILEKYGLNKPMEPVLKIVNVTQTSCVLEWDKLTLGSAKLKSLTLYKDGVRLMVVPNPFKVSQTKISGLSVDTEYKFQLKLATTSGQFWSNQINVHTHKMTDMSGITVCLGPLDPLLHITKAQVSQCLKNLGAKPLQTKVGIDTTHFVTNETDTGADGEENAELKKAKDNNIPVVKPEWVRACEQDERIVGVRGFYLDADPALAKNYVFPPVSEEATQEATQEAAQEATQEATQEATQEATQEATQEATQEATQEATQEATQEATQEATQEVTQEATQEDEKDAEESENVPEIESSEAPHQSGAQDDTSIEMPAEEVPTIESLTTERTQETGLEDIPQEITAKGQIEPETIQFAETLDKEMEEGIQDELPSTALGEPTEVPAVAKSIESTENAVQEEVAPGLEAEQQTTPAQESEEEGAENESVAILSPDDIVIEKEESNEDLETTGQEEGNDEEKPEISQDEQPHNFEVTDKETILTGAEESRPKNNVETTTNEKKDNEIVPDDLNNSAEVPKNMNLVENDVESQKHDNVDDATIPAGTSLQQEDSPSEEVQVAGSIEDEEDDDDEDTVTEATPEGENTVVSTSGNNDGANKKKNKKNKKKGKKGKKK; this comes from the coding sequence ATGATGTTGAACAAGAGAGCAAGAGGAAAAGAGAAGCCCAGTAACTCTAACttaaaaattaaaatgTCTTCTGTCGACGTTGTGCTAACTGTCGGTAAATTAGATGCCTCGCTCGCTTTGCTCACGACTGCTGATCATCATGTAATCGAATTTCCTACCATGCTATTACCTGAAAACGTCAAAGCTGGCTCCATTGTAAAAATGGTGGTATCACAAAATTTAcaggaagaaaaagagCAAAGAGCTCAATTTCAATCTATTCAAGATCAAATTCTGGAGAAATATGGATTAAATAAACCAATGGAGCCAgttttaaaaattgttaaTGTTACCCAAACAAGTTGTGTCTTAGAATGGGACAAATTGACTCTTGGTTCAGCTAAATTGAAGTCATTAACTCTTTATAAAGATGGTGTTAGACTAATGGTGGTTCCAAATCCATTCAAAGTATCTCAAACCAAAATTTCCGGACTTTCTGTTGATACCGAATACAAGTTTCAATTGAAGCTAGCCACTACATCGGGCCAATTTTGGTCTAACCAAATTAATGTCCATACCCACAAGATGACCGATATGTCAGGTATTACTGTCTGTTTAGGACCTCTGGATCCATTATTACATATTACAAAGGCTCAAGTTTCTCaatgtttgaaaaatcttgGTGCTAAACCTTTGCAAACAAAAGTAGGTATTGATACTACCCACTTCGTCACAAATGAAACAGACACAGGAGCTGATGGCGAAGAAAATGCTGAATTGAAGAAAGCTAAGGACAACAATATTCCAGTGGTTAAACCTGAATGGGTTAGAGCTTGTGAACAAGATGAAAGAATCGTTGGTGTACGAGGTTTCTATTTGGATGCTGACCCAGCTTTAGCAAAGAACTATGTGTTCCCTCCTGTCTCTGAGGAAGCTACACAAGAAGCTACTCAAGAGGCTGCACAAGAAGCTACACAAGAAGCTACACAAGAAGCTACACAAGAAGCTACACAAGAAGCTACACAAGAAGCTACACAAGAAGCTACACAAGAAGCTACACAAGAAGCTACACAAGAAGCTACGCAAGAAGCTACACAAGAAGTTACACAAGAAGCTACacaagaagatgaaaaagatgCTGAGGAATCAGAGAATGTCCCAGAAATAGAAAGTTCAGAAGCACCACATCAATCAGGCGCTCAAGACGATACTTCGATTGAGATGCCAGCTGAAGAAGTTCCTAcaattgaatcattaaCTACTGAAAGAACGCAAGAAACAGGTCTTGAAGATATACCACAAGAAATTACAGCTAAGGGACAGATAGAACCAGAGACGATACAATTTGCAGAAACACTTGACaaagaaatggaagaaGGTATACAGGATGAACTTCCATCAACCGCTCTAGGAGAACCAACTGAAGTTCCTGCTGTTGCTAAATCTATTGAGAGTACGGAAAATGCAGtacaagaagaagttgCACCAGGTTTGGAAGCTGAACAACAAACAACCCCAGCACAAGAATCAGAGGAAGAAGGAGCAGAAAACGAGAGTGTAGCTATATTGAGCCCGGATGACATTGTGATtgagaaagaagaaagcaATGAAGACTTGGAAACAACTGGTCAAGAAGAAGGCAACGATGAAGAAAAGCCAGAAATTTCTCAAGACGAGCAACCACATAATTTTGAAGTAACAGATAAGGAGACTATTTTAACTGGGGCAGAGGAATCAAGACCAAAAAACAATGTTGAGACGACCactaatgaaaagaaagacaACGAGATCGTACCCGATGACTTAAATAACTCTGCAGAGGTACCAAAAAACATGAACTTGGTTGAAAACGATGTTGAATCTCAAAAGCACGATAATGTCGACGATGCTACAATACCAGCCGGCACATCATTACAGCAGGAGGATTCACCTTCAGAAGAGGTACAGGTTGCTGGTAGtattgaagatgaggaAGATGACGACGATGAAGATACTGTTACAGAAGCTACTCCTGAAGGAGAGAACACTGTTGTAAGCACTAGTGGTAATAACGATGGGGccaacaagaagaagaataaaaagaataagaagaaaggTAAGAAGGGtaagaagaaataa